One stretch of Longimicrobiaceae bacterium DNA includes these proteins:
- the dut gene encoding dUTP diphosphatase, which translates to MIVRFRRLPGNDDLPLPTRQTSGSAGFDIASAEDDFVLQPGERRVCSTGLEMELPYDVEAQIRPRSGLALRHGVTLPNAPATIDPDYRGELKVILWNAGPDPVPIARGSRIAQMVFSRFLVPDITESAELNVTARGRAGFGSTGR; encoded by the coding sequence ATGATCGTGCGCTTCCGCAGGCTACCGGGCAACGACGACCTTCCGCTGCCCACGCGCCAGACCAGCGGCTCGGCCGGCTTCGACATCGCCAGCGCCGAGGACGACTTCGTGCTCCAGCCGGGCGAGCGCCGCGTGTGCTCCACCGGCCTGGAGATGGAGCTGCCGTACGACGTGGAGGCGCAGATCCGGCCGCGCTCGGGCCTGGCGCTGCGCCACGGCGTGACGCTGCCCAACGCGCCCGCCACCATCGACCCGGACTACCGCGGCGAGCTGAAGGTCATCCTGTGGAACGCGGGGCCGGACCCGGTGCCCATCGCCCGCGGCAGCCGCATCGCGCAGATGGTCTTCTCGCGCTTCCTCGTCCCCGACATCACCGAGTCCGCCGAGCTGAACGTCACCGCCCGCGGCCGCGCCGGCTTCGGCTCCACTGGCCGGTAG
- a CDS encoding shikimate kinase encodes MIRLIGPGGAGKSSTGPLVAERLGARFVDLDERFRSTAGDISEYIESPGYDAYAARNVQVYADVIRDAASQDCVLALSSGFMTYREDIHPAYAQIRSDIATSPTTFVLLPSLDLETCVAETVQRQLGRPFRRSAEREEQVIRARFVVHRDLPVTKVETMRPVAEVAEAIVANVAAQRGAALTASRQ; translated from the coding sequence GTGATTCGACTGATCGGTCCCGGGGGCGCTGGGAAGAGCAGCACGGGGCCGCTGGTCGCCGAACGGCTCGGGGCACGGTTCGTCGATCTGGACGAGCGGTTCCGTTCGACCGCTGGAGACATCTCCGAGTACATCGAGTCCCCAGGCTACGACGCCTATGCTGCCAGGAACGTGCAGGTCTATGCGGACGTGATACGCGACGCGGCGAGTCAAGACTGCGTCCTGGCGCTCTCGTCCGGCTTCATGACCTATCGCGAAGACATTCATCCCGCCTACGCGCAGATCCGCAGCGACATCGCAACGAGCCCCACGACGTTCGTGCTGCTCCCGTCCTTGGATCTCGAGACCTGTGTGGCGGAAACCGTGCAGCGTCAGCTCGGCCGCCCATTCCGTCGGTCCGCCGAACGCGAGGAGCAGGTCATCCGTGCTCGCTTCGTGGTGCATCGCGATCTCCCCGTCACCAAGGTCGAGACGATGCGGCCGGTCGCGGAAGTCGCCGAAGCCATCGTCGCGAACGTCGCTGCCCAACGAGGCGCCGCACTCACGGCCAGCCGGCAGTAA